The sequence ATTTATCACGCCGCTTTGGTTGGGCTGAATGGAACTTAAATTTATCCAAAGGCATAACATACGGTTAGTTTTCtgaacataaataaaattatattcaaacatatttatattcttTTTCTAAAACAGTGATTAGTTGTCATATTACAaactatatacaaaaaaaaatatacgtaTGATTCTGCATATGACAATTTTACGTTCCTTATGAAGATTCACAACACCACCATATCAGTTTTATAAAGTCCATGTCTTACATATCAGATTAAACAGAATATTAATCTCAGCGAAAATCTGATATACAAATGTAAGTAAGAAATTATCTTATGAAAAGGCCATGTCTTACATAACTAAAATCATCTAATAACATCAACAATCAATTAGTATGAGTCTAAATAATCATGAATTTCATTTCTGTTGGGAATATCTACTCTTCTAAAGAAACTTATTTAACATGGGTTGAACCTTGATTAGGATATATACAGTTGGATCCAGTACATCCTAAAAGGTAAATCACCTAATAACACATTCTTTAAGTAGAATCACTTAAAAGAAATAGAgcaaaattttgacaaaaaatatatagaataagATTTTAGCAAAAAGGCTTGAAGAGAACAAAAGATAAAACAATAGTTCGTATTATACAGAGCCCAAAATAAGCGTTGGTTTATTGGGCTTTGATTCTACGAGAAACTTTTAGTGAAGCTAATTTGTCTAGCTGTGTTCTTCCGTGATCGCGCGCAATTACAAGCCTGCAATTACAAGCCTACAAGGCCAATGATATAAAGAAACGAAAAGTGATCAGAACTTCTTTTTTCTTATCAGAACTATATACATTAGAGCACTTGGCGTCCTAACTCCTAACATATATGCATTTTGCATAAAAATTATCGAAGCTTAAGATATATAGATGTTGTGGAAAACGGTTAACGGAGGCTCTATCCAGAAGGGAAACAACAACGACGACTGTGGACAATGCGTCAATGCCAAAGAGGTTCCTGTCGACAATTTCCCTGTATATCTTGTTCATCCTTTTACGCTCTGCTTTTCAACTAAAGATCAGTGATAGGAAGCTTTTTTCTAATTCTTGACCAATCAAAACTTTTGctcattacttttttttgaataaaatgttataatttaattcaaaagaaaatatacatGGTTACAGAAATTGCCACTTTGTTTATGACTTTTTCAAAACAGATAAAAGAAAAACGGTAGACTGATCCTCGGCGAGGAAACATTAAATCACCGATGGCCACACGCTAAGGATATCTGAGTGTAGTCGGATTCGAACTCAGCTCGTTTAGCGATGCTGGAACGCCATGCAACCACCCAACCACTAACGCATGGTTATCTGGTGGTAAAGAGAACTTAAACTTACCTCTAGACTAATAGATTTCAGTTTTTCAAAACAGATACTCGTTACACAAATAAAGatatctaaaaaccaaaatgcCTATATCCGTATATCAAAACAAatctttgcaaaaaaaaaagaaaaaaaaaagagcccACAACTATACTTCCATCTCACGGGCCATACATACATCAATACCAACTACAAACATGTCGAACACCACCAAGTTATAATCAACTTTTATATCGGGGAAACTCAAACCAAAAAAGTCACACAACCGGTTTAACTGAAAAAATATCAGCCGGTTCTAGCCGATTTACTTTACCGGTAATACCAATATTACCGGTAACTTCAAATTCGAGTGATTAGAGTCACAACGAATTCTCCAATACATATAAAACCATCTCCGACAACAAGTGTTTGCCCACTCGCTTGCTTGAAGATGTTTGTTGTACGACCGTGCTTTATGGGTTACTTGCATGGCACGAAACCTTAAACGAGAAAAACTACGTCGTTTTTGCAAAGTATGCCTTAGACAGAACTCATGCTCCTTCTCCTCTTGACAGAGTTGACCTTATCGAGCCTCCACTCTTCTCTGAGCCTGGCGATGAAGTTGTCCGCTTTCGCGTTAACGTCCGGGCTTGGACAGAAGAACCCCGTCCCGCCGCCGCCACCATTCACGGCGACGTTGTTGTCCTCCCCGCCGTCAGATTGTGTGAGTTCTAGACCCCAACCTAGGTCGATCACTTTTCGCTCAGGGGAGCTGCATCTAGAGCTCTGATTGCTCCGTATCTTCGCAAAATCACCACTCACCACGAACTTCAGCGGCGGAACCCTAAACGGAGGCGGCGGTGGAGGAGGTGGTATGGTCTGAGTTAACGGCGGTCCTTGGTAGCTCTCTTCGTTTAAATTTGTCTGTTTCGTCGAACGCGGAGGTCTACCGGAGTTCACTCTCCGTGGTGGTGTCTGAGGATCCAACTGAATCTTCCTCGGCGGAGGAGGTGGAGGCGGCGGCGGGATGGAGTGGATCTTTTTGCTCTTAACTCCCTTTTTAAACAATCCGTAGAACACTGACTCCGACGAACGCGGAGGAGGCGGAGGCGGTGGTGGAGGTGGCGGCGGAGACGGTGGTGGAAATGTCGATCTGTATTGCGGTGGTTCCATCTCCACCACCGCCGGAgattctcttctctcttttctctttagTTTCTGAAGTTTCTTCCTCTTTCCTTGATTATACAAAGAAGCGAACACCATTTTAATCTCTTTCGCCGCATTGCTCTTTCTTCTCTGAAGAGTCCTCAGCGGCGGAGGAGGCGGTGGCGGCGGAGGTGGTGTCGGCGGTGGCCGAAGCGTTCGTTTAAATGTGGTGGAATCAGAATTAACGTCACTGCGTTTCGACCTTTCTTTCATATCTCTGTTTCTAACAGACCGATGAGTCCTTGGAGGAGGCGGTGGTGGTGCCGGTGGTTGTTGCggcggaggagaagaagaaggtctTACAACGAACTTATCAACCGTTACTTCCTTAGGCTCAGATTCTTCGATTTCAGTTTTAGAAACACTCCGAAACTGTTCGTCAATCACCACCGTTGATTCCCATCGGTACTTGTCGATTCCAAGATCGTCGTAGAACCGGAACCGGCGATCAGCAGTTTCCCTGAAAACTCCATTCCTCAGATCAGGATACGAGCTACTACTACGCCTCAACGGTAAACCTCCGGTAACCGGTAACCTACTCAAGCTCTCGTAGATCTTGAGCCTATCAGCGTCGTACACGTCATCACCTATCACAGCtcctcctttttcttcttcttggccGTGTGTATACGAAGAAGACGATACGTCGTCGTTTCGTCTGGCGAGTACGCCGCAGATGATCGCGAAAAGTACTACAACCACGTTGATGGAGTCCCATCCTCTCTTCACCGAAGCTGGCTGAAGAATCTGAGATGTGACGGAGATAAACGTAGGAACGACGTAGGTCGTAAAGAGAAGAAACATAGCCGCTGAGATCACTCCGATCATCGAAGGAACTAACATCGTCGGAACCGGTGATCGCCGGCGAGTATAGCCAGTAGATTCAAATTGCGGCCAGATCATCGGCGGTTGATCGCCGTTGATCTCCATAGCTTTGAATTTAGAGAGAAGATAGAGATATTATTGTCGATTCTATTACAGTTACATTAATAATGAGTTAACAGTATTTATAGTGATAACTGATAAGTACTTAAGTATGTTTATCAAACACAATTATATGGAAAACAAAATTATGATTATAGCCATACGGACACTAAAAGGAATTGTTGTCATGGTATTGAATTATCTCTCGCTAAAGAGCCTGTTAAAGTATATTATTAGGCTAACTTTAAATCATTGAGCTAGAAAAGTCGTCGAATTGCTTCACAATAGATTCATAATCAAACTTTCTTTTGTCAACaatacaaaaaatgaaaaaacaaaataaaatttagaaaaaaacttaaaaagttttgaCAAAAgagattataatttttcttttgaaaaaattaaaagaaattttgaatataaatttaaaaaaatggtttcacatCATGTGATAATGACCTTAAAACAAAAGATTGGTATGATATATTCTCGTAGTAGCGAACCTATTagattttcaatatatttttacagTCTATTAATCGAATTTGTGGCATGGTCTAATAATATAACAGTCTCAAATGATTGATAGATTAATtccatttcaaaattttgtaagAGGATGTTGCCATTAAGTCCCGTCTTGGATAACCCTTGATTACAAGCAACGtcgagaaaaaaataatataattgctTAACAAACGTAAAACAATCATTCAACTAATGCATATTGATACGTTGACATATCTAAGTACTATATTGTTTGGCAAGATAACATTTCAACACACGTTTACCACGTTATTTTACTATAGCTACTAAATCATCCATGCTCAAAGTAAGACTTCAACTTTTCTTACTACAAAATAATGCCTAGTTTAGGCTTCAGTCAACAAAGTAACGTTAAAAAAACTTGGGAAAATTgctaaaagaaaacaaaaaaataaggttGTTGTCCTCTTGGTATAAAACCAACATAAAATTGTcttaatagtataatttttttcataatcccaaaactaaccctatatttaatctaattaaacacaatttaaaaaatttaatttgaattaaaaaaaagttaatggagaaaagaaaaaaaatatagttgttgagaagaatcaaaagaaaaactatgaaAAAATCATAGATTGATGAAAAACAAAAGGGATAAtcgttttttatttaattttttcaagtAAAATCGACCATAACACGTTTTAGGAAGTTAGAATATTTCTAGgaaatttttagaatatttccttaactgaaatttcattaattttcgtaaaaaatcaGGTATTCTTTTCCGTAGAAGGTGATTTCTAAAAGTTTAGAAGAATGATAAAAATTCTGAATACACTTTCTACTTTGAGTAGACATAAGAGTACATTGTAGAAAACACATTCCCCGAAATTTAGAATACTTTATAAAAGTAGAAGATGCATTCAGAAGGAAAGTGGATACTTTTACGATTAGTAGAATGCGCATTcctcttttttagaaatttagtaaatagtaaaatgggcgttctaaaagaagtagatgaacgtgtttattttagaaatcgTTTTCTACTATACTATTTTTCGTAGAAAACGcattctacttttagtagaatgtattttaaaaatcttatttaccaagtttttgaacaaaagaaaattaccagcttgtgtatatggatgttttattaattgtttatatttttaataatttttttgattcataaaattatttatttcattaattttcagaaatacaaagggtaaaaagaagaaaaaatggacaaaattagttttataataaaGGGACAACAACctgatttttttgttctcttttggcaatttttttaattatgaaatttCAGATTATTACGGCGTactattcaaaaataatatatttttatgtttcaaaaatcGACCTCTTCGATTGAAAAAATCATTGAGGTCCAAACCTCGGGATTTTATTCACAAAAGTTACAAAACTGGTTTTCTAAGACatgttattgttgtttattatcattaatttttattttttcctaaAACAATATCACGGCACGGATCTTTTGCGACAGTGGTTTGTGCATGAAGATATAATGTCAAAGTTCACTTTTAAATCAAGAAAGAAACAGAGGTTTTGAAGAGGACTAAAAAGTCTGTCTCAACTCTCAAGTAACTGGGTCTTCTTTTGGGCGTCAATAATGGAACTGTATTATTAATTAACCATGATTGTAATTGCAAACCAAGCTAcagtaattaaattaaacattaCAAGTATAAACATGTGGAATAATTGTTTTAGATGTAAATTTGCAAACCCCACAAACACTTGTTTAGTATAATCGGAAGTAAAAATGCAAACATGTCTTTTTGGGACAAAaatgttgtatgttttattacaaattaaaattttaaaacaactaaaATCGTAAATGCGGTTGATAttataaaaatccaaaaaaaaaaaagagaaaaacatcTATATAAACGATCAAACTCCAAACACGAAAATGAATACACTCCAAACATTCCATGAACAGAGCCATATGATATAATGGATATATGAtgtgttgtgtgtgtgtttacaATTGTGAGCAACGCTTTGCCACTACATAGATTATATGTTATTCATTTTTAAAGTACGATATTTGCTTGTACAAAAAAGTGCATGAATAGTTATAAATTTTGTACATATACATTTGGAAAATAACTTTAGAGTATGCTCATGTTCTGTTGATAGAATAATTTGAGCGTGGTTATCATCATTGTAAAGTATTTACTTACCCTTTACTCGCTACATCCCAACCCAAACCGCCGCAACTTTTGTCGAGGTGTCTTGTCTCTGCTCTCTTAAACATATTTCTTCTTCCTATTATTCGTTGATAAAAAGAAACCGGAAAACTAAATTACAATTTACACACAAATCTTTACCCTATGTAACAGTATTATTACGCTTTTGACACATGAGTtatttttcaaagaaaattaatttgtaaaaaaatatttggactTTTCAGTTTTACAAGATCAGGATTATAATATGGTGTTGTGCACAGGGCCGGCCTTTGGCATAAGCCGGTGAAGCGGTGGCTTAAGGCAGCAAAAAAGTTTTGGACATATTTtagtatcttttattttttcttttataaataattatagttTGTAAGACTTTTTTTAGTTAAAGTGATACCTGTGGGCATAACAAATCAGAATAACGTTTGTTGGATCTtttaacaatattaataaacattttattaacaattatagtagttaaatatattattaaatagttattagtaagtttttattttaaattataattaaaaccataattaaaaaattcttgttttcttttctctttcgtTTCATGGTGCCCCCAGTTTAGTTTatattgctttagttttgtTATCATCGTTTTCGTATTGACAAGCTACGTggctaatttattattttccaaatttttataaaaaactagCAAATTGTGACAAGAGCAGTAACGTATTAACATTGTTTGGAGTTGGTACGAGTTTTTTtaattctattattttattttatcttacaAACATTTTTGTGAAATTGGATTGTTTTATggaagtttaattttttttactcttaTTATATGATTCTGAACAACACATATATATAAGGGCATTGTTTTATGAATTGGCTTAGGGCATTGTTCAATGTTAGACGGGCACTGGTTGTGCATATTTCCTTTTTCCTTGTTGTCGGTGATGTGGATATAGAAAGATAATTATACAGATGTCGATAGATAAATTACCTtattaataagtttttttttttgaacttgacCTTATTAATAAGTTCTGTTGTTTATGTTGATAGACAGATGGTTATTATGCTCTGAGCTTTGTAATAGTGATAGATCAACGATATTGGAATTAGATGTCGATTGGTAGCATTATATAGCTTATATGCACCATACTTTGCTTCAGTATAAAAATTGACACATTCGATAAGTGGAACGAGCAAAAAAGTTaaagaagaagatatatatCACCCAACAAAAagttgaagaaaaagaaaaggggACCAGCATCCATTCTCAACCCTTTAAACTCGTCTCCAATATCTTATAAAGCCAACGTTTTTGTAGTTTAGTACATTATGAATATTTCAAATTAGAAGTATTAGTTAAACAAACTTTTCAAcctaatctatcttattaaaactcaagtacaaaatggGATTGTTTGGTAATGtagatagtagttaaaaaaattagtactgtttggaaataTGGATAATAGTaaattagaaaaacaaaataatgggTTTAtgctaataaaaaaattgaaagtccattatattatattaaaaaataatgggtctatgttacttgatatatatattcaaatcaaaataataacttaaaattaatttatatcaaaaattaattaaaaaatttacatatattcaaaatttgatttttactaacatatttttcagtaactattataaaaatgttttcaatatatataataaaaatacaatacaaagcccaatttcaaacaccaactaaaattatggtttttatatttcacattaaattttaaaatataatatatgtgattatttatatgattgtacatataaaatattattaattataagaaaacttatttgatggtacgtataaaatacgattaattatatgataagacatattttgtaacctatgataacacacacatatatatatatatatatataatagtgattatgggtgggcgttcgggttcgttttcgggtctttttgaGATTTCGTGTTTaattcagatctttgaggatttggttctgatttggataaccaatttaaataagtttggtttaaatatttggatagagaattaataattatttaagtatttttggagtttttagtttttttaactatttaagatatttacgtttaattatttgtatatattttcaagcatttatg comes from Brassica rapa cultivar Chiifu-401-42 chromosome A02, CAAS_Brap_v3.01, whole genome shotgun sequence and encodes:
- the LOC103851789 gene encoding caskin-1; the encoded protein is MEINGDQPPMIWPQFESTGYTRRRSPVPTMLVPSMIGVISAAMFLLFTTYVVPTFISVTSQILQPASVKRGWDSINVVVVLFAIICGVLARRNDDVSSSSYTHGQEEEKGGAVIGDDVYDADRLKIYESLSRLPVTGGLPLRRSSSSYPDLRNGVFRETADRRFRFYDDLGIDKYRWESTVVIDEQFRSVSKTEIEESEPKEVTVDKFVVRPSSSPPPQQPPAPPPPPPRTHRSVRNRDMKERSKRSDVNSDSTTFKRTLRPPPTPPPPPPPPPPLRTLQRRKSNAAKEIKMVFASLYNQGKRKKLQKLKRKERRESPAVVEMEPPQYRSTFPPPSPPPPPPPPPPPPRSSESVFYGLFKKGVKSKKIHSIPPPPPPPPPRKIQLDPQTPPRRVNSGRPPRSTKQTNLNEESYQGPPLTQTIPPPPPPPPFRVPPLKFVVSGDFAKIRSNQSSRCSSPERKVIDLGWGLELTQSDGGEDNNVAVNGGGGGTGFFCPSPDVNAKADNFIARLREEWRLDKVNSVKRRRSMSSV